In Phyllopteryx taeniolatus isolate TA_2022b chromosome 6, UOR_Ptae_1.2, whole genome shotgun sequence, one genomic interval encodes:
- the arhgef5 gene encoding trichohyalin isoform X3 has protein sequence MGTKRPSGTLFDTLSNIKTCDRNLQPGGRISRDSSPRPAMTAQSEWESSREEERRRDREVKKMKDKSRYRDTDPRERYYERDRGPVPRLREAGREKRQEDERRNGRPLSTVERETEWDVKKGDTFTRMRRSRERDEGQEQRHQREKPRRTEMDSRERGKESTLLRERERGQWRNYEKSRQRYQESNPAVRDQRRDLESWDSRDTRERDEARRRQNLGGREARMPSPHSRRDRGMHPDSRKQEGTHRRAGGRGTRSEGDSDERETRRERARDSREREELTYQHSRSEGDSKGSASRERDRDRHRDAYLVGWGEERDRGRHREGDRRVVWEKGGRSGDRREEQRDRAHGPWKERQRQEREADPRWDDTTLKEAASGEQPRSQSRGELSSDMNSDTRRRRGRDSYEEGELGRESERDDKKSPQRAKKEEQRRSELDRKEMSASVPEQRRMWLEPQRGRNSTESSLENDFVDRERSVKWKEGRGEEGGEAERGCVESWRCEFREQQEGVNVDRGKEVQGELDHLSGSDGGMGGSWQRDTEGESNSEESEGGSQTGWRTDKDQILSGEDGFVTVSSGDEDEDEREEFLDCQDFWEGGDEGDTPSSLGYEPWTREEYANEEELAGGGKKPTYVFCVIGQTLPKLKPDTMSPSLTEQEEEEERHNLLSESLHHRGDDVSRQPPDDLSLSLRKNDEHLMNRQQVADKDGNRCVEDSKQCFSPQDDQRMRARKAEDPYAEIEPFKRDSQTEKLLMKWREKSKEIAERDGLSPLPRNPYADVYSQLTFEQILPALEGLNVDAMSPEEKEAIRIRMSGGWSMSEEPKRHSQAPHLKWAKNVVREILGHSGEDVIEDSSSGEQELAQTEAGQMEKVQHSLSEDEPHSEPEPELEEEEPLEVEGLRDEDDRSKSWGEVELRNVLDTIGRRKRNSKFFNRAQLYQQYSEAAQNSEILRQSRSDVLSVSEDSLASPAPSPPPARRPLPPLPPVPHPHSLSHTGSITSVRSLPLPEPPRSEGRPSSPRLSISLTQSATLWRELPGVRSSNELEDLTEDARRLQEVRFEVVTSEASYCRSLDIVVEHFVKSKQLGSLLTTQDRNWLFSRLADVRAISHSFLSKLEERLESDIIHFTVCDIIARHCQRFKMVYVPYLTNQSYQDATYQRLMNDNPGFKRIVEKLERSPVCQRLPLRSFLVLPFQRITRIKLLVQNIVKRTTAGTPEAMQAIKALRLLEKLIQESNDSISQMKSIESLVSLSAKVDFECRTLPLISQSRRLVREGPVTELMDFSLKETERNIYMHLFNDYLLLSQQKEGCRFTVIDHAPVAELRAENCRVKLHSLQKNLFRLHMSNKSLLLRTDTQSDKLRWISALSRPHPEVDFSSAQDFPQMQCIRAFVAQQPDELSLEKADIILVQQSSDHWVEGTRLSDRHRGWVPESHLELINHSRVRQRNLSDALKLTTATAAV, from the exons ATGGGGACCAAAAGGCCAAGCGGCACCCTCTTTGACACTTTATCAAATATAAAGACGTGTGACCGTAACCTTCAGCCAGGCGGAAGAATTTCCAGGGATTCCAGTCCAAGGCCAGCCATGACTGCCCAGTCAGAGTGGGAAAGCAGCCGAGAGGAAGAGAGACGGAGAGATCGCgaagtgaagaaaatgaaagacaAGTCCAGGTACAGGGATACGGACCCCCGTGAGAGATACTACGAACGAGACCGAGGCCCCGTGCCCAGGCTGAGGGAGGCTGGGCGAGAAAAAAGGCAAGAGGATGAGAGGAGGAATGGGAGGCCGCTGTCGACTGTAGAGAGGGAGACTGAATGGGACGTGAAGAAAGGCGACACGTTTACCAGGATGAGAAGAAGCCGTGAACGGGATGAAGGACAGGAGCAGAGGCACCAAAGAGAAAAGCCAAGAAGGACTGAGATGGACAGCAGAGAGCGGGGGAAAGAGAGCACTCTGCTGAGGGAGCGGGAAAGAGGTCAATGGAGAAACTATGAAAAATCCAGGCAAAGATATCAGGAGTCCAACCCTGCTGTCCGAGACCAAAGGAGAGACCTGGAGTCATGGGACTCACGGGacacgagagagagagatgaggcAAGAAGGCGGCAAAActtgggagggagggaggcgaGGATGCCCTCACCGCACAGTCGAAGAGACAGGGGGATGCATCCTGACAGTAGGAAGCAGGAGGGGACCCATAGGAGAGCTGGAGGGAGGGGAACGAGGAGCGAGGGAGACAGCGACGAGCGAGAAACAAGGCGGGAAAGAGCGAGGGACAGCAGAGAGCGGGAGGAGTTGACATATCAACACAGCAGAAGTGAGGGGGACAGCAAAGGCAGCGCATCAAGGGAGCGGGACAGAGACAGACACAGAGACGCATACCTAGTTGGGTGGGGGGAGGAGCGGGATCGGGGGCGACACAGGGAGGGCGACAGAAGAGTGGTGTGGGAGAAGGGAGGACGGTCCGGCGACAGGAGAGAGGAGCAGCGCGACAGAGCGCACGGGCCGTGGAAGGAAAGGCAAAGACAGGAAAGAGAGGCTGACCCTAGGTGGGATGACACAACCCTTAAGGAGGCGGCCTCTGGGGAACAGCCAAGATCTCAGAGTCGCGGCGAGTTGAGCAGCGACATGAACAGTGACACGCGACGCAGGCGAGGCAGAGACAGCTATGAAGAGGGAGAGTTGGGGAGGGAAAGTGAACGGGATGACAAGAAGAGTCCACAGAGAGCAAAGAAAGAGGAGCAAAGGAGAAGTGAGCTAGACAGAAAAGAAATGTCAGCTAGTGTGCCGGAGCAGAGACGGATGTGGTTAGAACCACAGAGGGGCAGGAATAGCACAGAGTCATCTCTGGAGAATGACTTTGTAGACAGAGAGAGGTCCGTAAAGTGgaaagaggggaggggagaagaGGGGGGAGAAGCAGAGAGAGGATGTGTTGAAAGTTGGAGATGCGAGTTCAGGGAGCAGCAGGAGGGGGTAAATGTAGACAGAGGAAAGGAGGTCCAGGGGGAGTTAGATCATCTGTCTGGCAGCGATGGAGGGATGGGGGGAAGCTGGCAGAGGGATACCGAGGGAGAGAGCAATAGCGAGGAGAGCGAAGGGGGAAGTCAGACAGGGTGGAGGACAGACAAAGACCAAATCCTTTCAGGAGAGGACGGCTTCGTGACCGTGTCGAGTGgcgatgaggatgaggatgagcgAGAGGAGTTTCTGGACTGTCAGGACTTTTGGGAGGGCGGGGATGAAGGTGACACCCCCTCTTCTCTTGGCTACGAGCCATGGACAAGGGAGGAATATGCCAATGAGGAGGAACTAGCAGGGGGGGGGAAGAAGCCCACATACGTCTTTTGTGTAATTGGGCAAACGTTACCAAAACTGAAACCTGACACGATGTCGCCGTCACTCACtgagcaggaggaggaagaggaaaggCACAACCTCCTTTCAGAAAGTCTTCATCATAGAGGCGATGATGTCAGCCGGCAACCTCCTgatgacctgagtctgtcactGAGGAAGAATGACGAGCACCTGATGAACAGGCAACAGGTGGCTGATAAGGACGGCAACAGGTGCGTAGAGGACAGCAAACAATGTTTTTCTCCACAAGACGATCAAAGAATGAGAGCGAGGAAAGCAGAGGACCCTTACGCCGAAATTGAGCCTTTTAAAAGGGACTCACAGACTGAAAAACTCCTCATGAAGTGGAGGGAGAAGAGTAAAGAAATTGCTGAGAGGGATGGACTCTCTCCTCTGCCGAGGAATCCTTACGCCGATGTCTACTCTCAGTTGACTTTTGAGCAAATTCTCCCTGCCTTAGAAGGGCTTAACGTTGATGCAATGAGCCCAGAAGAGAAAGAGGCCATTCGAATCCGAATGAGCGGTGGGTGGAGCATGTCTGAGGAGCCTAAGCGGCATTCGCAAGCCCCTCACCTTAAGTGGGCCAAAAACGTTGTACGGGAGATCCTGGGTCACTCGGGGGAGGACGTGATCGAGGACTCCAGCTCAGGAGAACAAGAACTCGCACAGACTGAGGCGGGCCAAATGGAAAAGGTCCAGCATAGCTTGAGCGAAGATGAGCCGCACTCTGAACCGGAGCCGGAGTTGGAGGAGGAAGAGCCATTGGAGGTGGAGGGGCTTAGAG ATGAGGATGATCGCAGTAAAAGCTGGGGAGAGGTGGAGCTGAG GAATGTTTTGGACACAATTGGAAGACGGAAAAGAAACTCAAAGTTTTTCA ATCGCGCGCAACTCTACCAGCAGTATAGTGAGGCAGCCCAGAACTCTGAGATCCTGCGCCAGTCTCGCTCTGATGTCCTCTCTGTTAGCGAGGACAGTTTGGCCTCTCCCGCTCCGTCGCCTCCTCCGGCCCGTCGACCTCTCCCGCCGCTGCCCCCCGTCCCGCACCCCCACTCCCTGTCCCACACAGGTTCCATCACCAGCGTTAGAAGCTTGCCTCTGCCCGAGCCCCCGAGGAGTGAGGGCAGGCCCTCGTCCCCGCGCCTCTCCATATCGCTCACGCAGTCGGCCACGCTGTGGAGAGAACTGCCGGGCGTCAGGAGCAGCAACGAGCTGGAGGACCTTACGGAGGATGCGAGGCGCCTTCAGGag GTGCGATTTGAAGTGGTGACCTCTGAGGCGTCCTATTGCCGCAGTCTGGACATTGTTGTCGAGCATTTTGTGAAGTCCAAACAACTGGGGTCGCTATTGACCACCCAGGATCGGAACTGGCTCTTTTCCCGGTTGGCCGACGTCCGCGCTATCAGCCACAG CTTCCTATCAAAGCTTGAGGAGCGGCTGGAATCGGACATCATTCACTTTACAGTGTGTGACATCATCGCTCGCCACTGTCAGCGTTTCAAGATGGTTTATGTACCCTACCTCACCAACCAGTCCTATCAGGATGCCACCTACCAGAGACTCAT gaaTGACAATCCAGGCTTCAAACGCATTGTGGAAAAGTTGGAGAGGAGTCCAGTTTGCCAGAGACTTCCCCTTCGTTCCTTCCTTGTCCTTCCATTCCAAAGAATTACGCGAATTAAGCTGTTGGTCCAG AACATTGTGAAGAGAACAACTGCGGGCACTCCAGAAGCGATGCAGGCCATTAAAGCCTTGAGACTTTTGGAGAAG CTAATCCAAGAGAGCAATGACAGCATCTCCCAAATGAAAAGCATTGAGTCATTGGTGTCTCTCAGTGCCAAGGTGGACTTTGAGTGCAGG ACTCTTCCTCTCATCAGTCAGTCTCGGAGGTTGGTGCGGGAGGGACCAGTCACTGAACTGATGGATTTCTCCCTTAAGGAAACGGAGAGGAATATTTACATGCACTTATTCAACGACTACCTGctgctttcacaacaaaaaga AGGGTGCAGATTTACAGTGATAGACCACGCTCCTGTGGCCGAGCTGCGTGCCGAGAACTGTCGCGTCAAACTTCATTCTCTGCAGAAGAACCTGTTCAGGCTCCACATGTCAAACAAGTCACTGCTGCTAAGGACCGACACACA GAGTGATAAGCTACGCTGGATATCTGCCCTTTCTCGCCCTCACCCTGAAGTTGATTTTTCTTCCGCACAAG